The Streptomyces sp. P9-A4 genome contains a region encoding:
- a CDS encoding inorganic diphosphatase gives MEFDVLIEIPKGSRNKYEVDHETGRIRLDRRLFTSTAYPTDYGYVENTLGEDGDPLDALVILDEPTFPGCLIKCRAIGMFRMTDEAGGDDKLLCVPATDPRMEHLRDIHHVAEFDRLEIQHFFEVYKDLEPGKSVEGADWVGRAEAEEEIEKSYARAKEQGGH, from the coding sequence GTGGAGTTCGACGTTCTCATCGAGATCCCGAAGGGATCGCGGAACAAGTACGAGGTCGACCACGAGACGGGTCGCATCCGCCTGGACCGTCGGCTCTTCACGTCGACGGCCTACCCGACCGACTACGGCTACGTGGAGAACACCCTCGGCGAGGACGGCGACCCGCTGGACGCGCTCGTCATCCTCGACGAGCCGACCTTCCCGGGCTGCCTGATCAAGTGCCGCGCGATCGGCATGTTCCGTATGACGGACGAGGCCGGCGGCGACGACAAGCTGCTGTGCGTCCCGGCGACGGACCCGCGCATGGAGCACCTGCGGGACATCCACCACGTGGCGGAGTTCGACCGTCTGGAGATCCAGCACTTCTTCGAGGTCTACAAGGACCTGGAGCCGGGCAAGTCGGTCGAGGGTGCCGACTGGGTCGGTCGCGCCGAGGCCGAGGAAGAGATCGAGAAGTCGTACGCGCGCGCCAAGGAGCAGGGCGGCCACTGA
- a CDS encoding threonine/serine ThrE exporter family protein, translating into MVAEPEGGKDAPGEVPEDRKPQSDEARSAFVPPAGVDQPAPPEEEHPTSEFALPPGLTPEPPAEPEGSAFATPATYSAKNSPPAFTPAYGIPLVRLPQDAPWQDRMRTMLRLPVGERPVPEALRKEDESGPSVPRVLDLTLRIGELLLAGGEGAEDVEAAMFVICRSYGLDRVEPTVTFTLLSVTYQPSLVDDPITANRTVRRRGTDYTRLAAVYTLLADINARAHEVTPEEAYRRLAEIRRNRHPYPGWVLTAAAGVLAGAASVLLGGGPTVFFVAALGAVLGDRLAWLFAGRGMPEFYQFLVAAMPPAAMGVLLTLLHADLRPSAVITGGLFALIPGRALVAAVQDGLTGFYITASARLLEVAYFFVAIVVGVLSVLYIAVQFDAQLNPEGALRAVERPVTQILASMVLCATFAILLQQSRATVLFATLNGGVAWVIYASISVTAGGSTVMATAVAAGLVGLFGQLIARYEHTSSLPYVTAAIGPLLPGSATYFGVLAIAQNNLDQGFASLAKAAALALAIAIGVNLGGELARLFMQAPGAAAARRAAKRTRGF; encoded by the coding sequence GTGGTGGCGGAGCCGGAGGGCGGGAAGGACGCTCCGGGCGAGGTTCCGGAGGACCGGAAGCCGCAGTCGGACGAGGCGCGGAGCGCGTTCGTTCCGCCGGCCGGGGTGGATCAGCCCGCGCCGCCCGAGGAGGAGCATCCGACCTCCGAGTTCGCCCTTCCGCCGGGGCTGACGCCGGAGCCGCCGGCCGAGCCGGAGGGTTCGGCGTTCGCGACGCCGGCCACCTATTCGGCGAAGAACTCGCCGCCCGCGTTCACCCCGGCGTACGGGATTCCGCTGGTGCGGCTGCCGCAGGACGCTCCGTGGCAGGACCGGATGCGGACGATGCTGCGGCTGCCGGTGGGTGAGCGGCCGGTGCCGGAGGCGCTGCGCAAGGAGGACGAGTCGGGTCCTTCGGTGCCGCGTGTGCTCGACCTGACGCTGCGCATCGGCGAGCTGCTGCTCGCGGGTGGTGAGGGTGCGGAGGACGTCGAGGCGGCGATGTTCGTGATCTGCCGTTCGTACGGTCTGGACCGGGTCGAGCCGACGGTGACGTTCACGCTGTTGTCCGTCACGTACCAGCCGTCGCTGGTGGACGACCCGATCACGGCGAACCGGACGGTACGGCGCCGGGGGACGGACTACACGCGGCTGGCGGCGGTCTACACGCTGCTGGCCGACATCAACGCGCGGGCGCACGAGGTGACGCCCGAGGAGGCGTACCGGCGGCTGGCGGAGATCCGGCGGAACCGGCATCCGTATCCGGGCTGGGTGCTCACGGCGGCTGCCGGTGTGCTCGCGGGTGCGGCCTCGGTGCTGCTGGGCGGCGGTCCCACGGTGTTCTTCGTGGCGGCGCTGGGCGCGGTGCTGGGCGACCGGCTGGCGTGGCTGTTCGCGGGGCGCGGGATGCCGGAGTTCTACCAGTTCCTGGTGGCGGCGATGCCGCCGGCGGCGATGGGGGTGCTGCTGACGCTGCTCCACGCGGACCTGCGGCCCTCGGCGGTGATCACCGGTGGCCTGTTCGCGCTGATCCCGGGGCGGGCGCTCGTGGCGGCCGTGCAGGACGGTCTGACCGGTTTCTACATCACGGCCTCGGCGCGGCTCCTGGAGGTCGCGTACTTCTTCGTCGCGATCGTGGTGGGCGTGCTGTCGGTGCTGTACATCGCGGTGCAGTTCGACGCGCAGCTGAACCCCGAGGGGGCGCTGCGGGCGGTGGAGCGGCCGGTGACGCAGATCCTGGCGTCGATGGTGCTGTGCGCGACGTTCGCGATCCTTCTGCAGCAGTCGCGGGCGACGGTGCTGTTCGCGACGCTGAACGGCGGGGTGGCCTGGGTGATCTACGCGTCGATCTCGGTGACCGCCGGGGGCTCGACGGTCATGGCGACGGCGGTGGCGGCGGGTCTGGTGGGGCTCTTCGGGCAGCTGATCGCCCGCTACGAGCACACCTCGTCGCTGCCGTACGTGACGGCGGCGATCGGCCCGCTGCTGCCCGGTTCGGCGACGTACTTCGGGGTGCTGGCGATCGCGCAGAACAATCTGGACCAGGGTTTCGCGTCGCTGGCGAAGGCGGCGGCGCTGGCCCTGGCGATCGCGATCGGTGTGAACCTGGGTGGCGAGCTCGCCCGGCTCTTCATGCAGGCCCCGGGGGCGGCGGCGGCCCGCCGGGCGGCGAAGCGGACGAGGGGCTTCTGA
- a CDS encoding DedA family protein, with amino-acid sequence MNTLALGPSWLDPDYLIGEFGLIGVLTIVFAESGLLIGFFLPGDSLLFTTGLLVTTGKLDTPLWLVCALVVGAAILGDQVGYLFGRKVGPSLFKRPDSKLFKQENVEKAHQFFEKHGPKSLILARFVPIVRTFTPIIAGVSRMNYRSFITFNVIGGLLWGAGVTLLGAALGKIDFVHKHIEMILIAIVLISVVPIAIEFLRARSHAKKEQAAGSDHDAPGTPNPRGRHAKR; translated from the coding sequence GTGAACACGCTTGCCCTCGGACCGAGCTGGCTGGACCCGGACTACCTCATCGGCGAGTTCGGTCTGATCGGTGTCCTCACCATCGTCTTCGCCGAGTCCGGACTCCTCATCGGGTTCTTCCTGCCCGGTGACTCGCTGCTCTTCACCACCGGCCTGCTCGTCACCACCGGCAAGCTGGACACGCCGCTGTGGCTGGTGTGCGCCCTGGTGGTCGGCGCCGCGATCCTCGGCGACCAGGTGGGCTACCTCTTCGGCCGGAAGGTGGGGCCCTCCCTCTTCAAGCGCCCGGACTCCAAGCTCTTCAAGCAGGAGAACGTCGAGAAGGCCCATCAGTTCTTCGAGAAGCACGGCCCGAAGTCGCTGATCCTGGCCCGCTTCGTTCCCATCGTGCGGACGTTCACGCCGATCATCGCGGGCGTCAGCCGGATGAACTACCGCTCGTTCATCACGTTCAACGTCATCGGCGGCCTGCTCTGGGGCGCGGGTGTGACCCTGCTCGGCGCCGCCCTCGGCAAGATCGACTTCGTGCACAAGCACATCGAGATGATCCTGATCGCGATCGTCCTGATCTCCGTCGTCCCGATCGCGATCGAGTTCCTCCGCGCCCGGTCCCACGCCAAGAAGGAGCAGGCCGCGGGCAGCGACCACGACGCCCCCGGCACCCCCAACCCCCGCGGCCGCCACGCCAAGCGCTGA